In the genome of Treponema sp. J25, one region contains:
- the serS gene encoding serine--tRNA ligase, with the protein MLDYKFIKDNLDAVKQNIINRNMKADADRVVALYDRRTNLVTELQNLQQKRNANAQAMKGKLSPEERQTLIEEGKKLKDAIAAMEAELQKTEEELETEARRIPNMAHPAAPIGKEDKDNLEIKRVGEPTRFDFPPKDHVQLGQELDIIDFDTATKVSGTKFYYLKNEGVFLELGLIRYALDILQQKGFTPFITPDIAKEEILEGIGFNPRGSESNVYTLEGEGTCLVGTAEITLGGYYSGTILPKEQLPLRMAGLSHCFRREAGAAGQFSKGLYRVHQFTKVEMFIYCLPEESDRMHEELRSIEEEIFAGLEIPFRVVDTCTGDLGAPAYRKWDLEAWMPGRNGGEWGEITSTSNCTDYQARRLNIKYKDDDGKNKYVHMLNGTAIAISRAIIAILENFQEADGSVRIPRRLVPYCGFDRITKK; encoded by the coding sequence ATGCTGGACTATAAATTCATCAAAGATAACCTGGATGCGGTTAAGCAGAATATTATCAATCGAAACATGAAGGCCGACGCGGATCGGGTGGTCGCCCTTTACGATCGTCGCACTAACCTGGTAACGGAACTTCAGAATTTGCAACAAAAACGGAACGCCAATGCTCAGGCAATGAAGGGGAAACTCAGCCCTGAGGAACGGCAGACCCTCATCGAGGAAGGGAAAAAATTAAAAGATGCCATTGCCGCCATGGAAGCGGAACTTCAAAAAACAGAAGAGGAACTGGAAACCGAAGCACGCCGGATTCCCAACATGGCCCATCCGGCGGCTCCCATCGGGAAAGAAGATAAGGATAACCTGGAAATAAAACGGGTTGGCGAGCCTACTCGCTTCGATTTTCCCCCGAAGGATCACGTACAGCTTGGCCAGGAACTTGATATCATCGATTTTGATACGGCCACGAAAGTGTCAGGTACCAAATTCTATTATTTAAAGAATGAGGGGGTATTTCTTGAACTGGGGCTTATTCGGTATGCCCTGGATATCCTGCAACAAAAAGGTTTTACTCCCTTCATTACCCCCGATATTGCGAAAGAAGAAATTCTTGAAGGTATAGGGTTTAACCCCCGGGGCTCTGAATCCAACGTATACACCCTGGAAGGAGAAGGAACCTGCCTCGTAGGAACCGCCGAAATTACCCTGGGGGGCTACTATTCGGGGACCATTCTCCCAAAAGAACAGCTTCCCCTGCGCATGGCAGGGCTTTCCCACTGCTTTCGGCGGGAAGCAGGAGCGGCGGGGCAATTTTCCAAGGGGTTGTATCGGGTCCATCAATTTACCAAGGTGGAAATGTTCATTTACTGCCTTCCGGAAGAGTCGGATCGGATGCACGAAGAACTGCGAAGCATAGAAGAAGAAATCTTCGCGGGCCTCGAAATACCCTTCCGGGTGGTAGATACCTGTACCGGAGACCTCGGAGCACCGGCCTACCGCAAATGGGACCTGGAAGCCTGGATGCCTGGCCGTAATGGTGGCGAATGGGGAGAGATTACCTCTACCTCTAACTGTACCGATTACCAGGCCCGGCGGCTCAACATTAAATACAAGGATGACGATGGCAAGAACAAGTATGTCCATATGCTCAACGGAACCGCCATTGCCATAAG
- a CDS encoding biotin--[acetyl-CoA-carboxylase] ligase, protein MYYLRETSSTQDEARRLVAAGTPNGTVVLTDYQSAGRGRGQGRSWQAPPGENLLCTIILQYQSLTDFPPAASIRVGLAVARAIEPYVSIPVYIKWPNDVILQDKKVCGILCEGAGTALLIGIGLNIHQRDFPPELASRATSLAIIQDMQTGTSATPLALDRNSILSRILEALKEVLSPEASWQREVERRLYKRGEIVSFVPGLPDTGPAVEGILEGVSPDGALLLRSFDGIPQSFVSGEIRFSSALL, encoded by the coding sequence GTGTACTATCTACGAGAAACTTCTAGCACCCAGGACGAGGCCCGTCGGCTCGTTGCAGCAGGAACCCCTAACGGGACAGTGGTGCTCACCGATTATCAGTCTGCCGGCAGGGGACGAGGGCAGGGCCGTTCCTGGCAAGCCCCCCCCGGAGAAAATCTCCTCTGTACGATTATTCTTCAGTATCAGAGCCTTACCGATTTTCCTCCCGCCGCTAGCATCCGGGTCGGCCTCGCAGTAGCCCGGGCAATCGAACCATACGTATCCATCCCGGTGTACATTAAGTGGCCCAATGATGTCATACTACAGGATAAAAAGGTCTGTGGGATTCTCTGTGAAGGGGCGGGAACCGCTCTTTTAATTGGCATTGGCCTTAACATCCATCAGCGCGACTTTCCCCCAGAACTGGCATCCCGGGCCACGAGTCTTGCTATCATCCAGGACATGCAGACGGGAACCTCAGCCACTCCCTTAGCCCTTGACCGAAACAGCATTCTTTCCCGCATTCTGGAAGCACTAAAAGAGGTGCTGTCTCCCGAGGCATCCTGGCAACGAGAAGTAGAACGGCGCCTCTATAAACGGGGAGAGATAGTCAGCTTTGTCCCTGGCCTTCCCGATACGGGCCCTGCCGTGGAAGGAATCCTGGAAGGGGTGAGCCCCGACGGGGCACTCCTGCTCCGTTCTTTCGATGGGATACCCCAGAGTTTTGTAAGTGGAGAAATACGATTTTCATCTGCCCTCTTGTGA
- a CDS encoding AI-2E family transporter gives MREHNRNFHSGRFIALMISLIAVILCGAVMKVTTPVLVPLVVAILLSFALEPLVQLLEKIRVPRLVAILVGIISVAGVFYLFGVILISSASTISRVYPKYERRFLEIYASIAGLLGLPFDAEKSFLMNLWSQLGIRSLVGDMALKLSSILVSFLSNLILVMIFVIFFMAESAHFFHKVELAFMGKVEGKIKKMTTTIINQVSRYLFIKFCVSLATGVFVAIGLYFIGVDFAFLWGVISFVLNFIPTIGSILASVGASVFSLIQFWPEPAPVIGTIAVMVGVNTIIGNGLEPKIQGDNLGLSPLVVVSSLTIWGWLWGFAGLVLAVPLTVIVKIVCDHVPLLEPISIILGSYREVGDRGNKGTSSDTPAEVVSKIEEKKTPDLRV, from the coding sequence ATGAGGGAGCACAATCGTAATTTCCATTCAGGGCGTTTTATTGCGCTCATGATAAGTCTTATAGCTGTCATTCTTTGCGGGGCGGTGATGAAGGTTACTACCCCTGTTCTTGTGCCGCTGGTAGTAGCAATCCTCCTTTCCTTCGCTTTGGAACCGTTGGTCCAACTCCTTGAGAAAATTCGTGTTCCCCGTCTTGTGGCGATACTCGTTGGGATTATTAGTGTGGCTGGAGTGTTTTACTTGTTTGGTGTTATTCTTATTTCAAGTGCCAGTACTATTTCCCGGGTATATCCCAAATACGAAAGACGGTTTCTGGAAATATATGCCTCTATCGCGGGGCTGTTGGGGCTTCCCTTTGATGCGGAAAAAAGTTTTTTGATGAACCTCTGGAGCCAATTAGGAATTCGCTCCCTGGTGGGTGATATGGCACTCAAGCTTTCCAGTATCCTGGTCTCATTCCTTTCTAACCTCATATTGGTAATGATTTTTGTGATTTTTTTTATGGCCGAATCGGCCCACTTTTTTCATAAAGTGGAACTGGCTTTTATGGGGAAAGTAGAGGGGAAAATAAAAAAAATGACCACCACTATTATTAACCAGGTAAGTCGTTACCTGTTTATAAAGTTTTGTGTTTCCCTTGCAACGGGTGTATTCGTTGCCATAGGTCTGTATTTCATCGGGGTAGATTTTGCCTTTCTTTGGGGGGTCATATCTTTTGTTCTAAATTTTATTCCTACCATTGGGAGCATTCTAGCCAGTGTGGGGGCGAGTGTCTTTTCGCTTATCCAATTTTGGCCAGAACCGGCTCCGGTTATCGGAACCATAGCAGTAATGGTAGGCGTAAATACCATTATTGGTAATGGATTAGAGCCAAAAATCCAGGGAGATAATTTAGGCCTTTCTCCCCTCGTTGTGGTAAGTTCCCTTACCATATGGGGCTGGTTGTGGGGTTTTGCGGGACTTGTGCTGGCGGTACCCCTGACGGTGATAGTAAAGATAGTCTGTGATCATGTTCCTCTGCTTGAACCGATCTCTATTATCTTAGGATCATATCGAGAAGTGGGGGATAGAGGGAATAAAGGAACTTCCTCAGACACTCCTGCGGAGGTTGTGTCAAAGATAGAAGAGAAAAAGACTCCCGATCTTAGGGTATAA